A window of Thermoflexus sp. contains these coding sequences:
- a CDS encoding glycosyltransferase — protein sequence MLRVSVIATVKNEEDSIQDLLDSLALQSRPPDEVIITDGGSTDGTLERLRAERRLPLQVIEAPGANISQGRNRAIAAARGEIIAVTDAGVRLHPHWLARLLRPFEERPETMVAAGFFLPDPRTPFEVAMAATVLPEQQEIRPDRFWPSSRSVAFRKSAWEAVGGYPEWLDYCEDLVFDFALYERFGPFAFVPEAVVYFRPRPTMRAFFLQYYRYARGDGKADLWRLRHAIRYGTYLGLIPALAALSLGVHPLFALGYLLGGWLYLRVPYRRLFRLWQGYPWSDRMRMALWVPWIRVWGDLAKMCGYPVGVWWRWRHLRGLRRPRGFTGLRPREADSASAP from the coding sequence ATGTTGCGGGTTTCCGTGATCGCCACCGTCAAAAACGAGGAGGATTCCATCCAGGATCTGCTGGATTCCCTGGCCCTCCAATCCCGTCCCCCGGATGAGGTGATCATCACCGATGGGGGATCGACCGATGGGACCCTGGAGCGCCTTCGGGCGGAGCGGCGGCTGCCGCTGCAAGTGATTGAAGCCCCGGGCGCCAACATCTCCCAGGGGCGCAATCGGGCCATCGCCGCTGCCCGGGGGGAGATCATCGCGGTCACCGATGCCGGGGTGCGATTGCATCCCCACTGGCTGGCGCGCCTGCTCCGCCCCTTCGAGGAGCGGCCGGAGACGATGGTGGCTGCGGGGTTCTTCCTGCCGGATCCCCGCACGCCCTTCGAGGTCGCGATGGCCGCCACCGTGTTGCCGGAGCAGCAGGAGATCCGGCCGGATCGTTTCTGGCCCTCCAGCCGTTCCGTCGCTTTCCGCAAAAGCGCATGGGAGGCGGTGGGCGGCTATCCCGAGTGGCTGGATTACTGCGAGGATCTGGTTTTCGATTTCGCCCTGTATGAACGGTTCGGCCCCTTCGCCTTCGTCCCTGAGGCGGTGGTTTACTTCCGGCCCCGCCCGACGATGCGGGCTTTCTTCCTGCAATATTACCGGTATGCCCGGGGGGATGGGAAAGCGGATCTGTGGCGGCTGCGCCATGCGATCCGCTACGGCACCTACCTGGGTCTGATCCCAGCGCTGGCCGCCCTCAGCCTGGGGGTTCATCCCCTGTTCGCCCTGGGCTATCTGCTGGGGGGATGGCTCTATCTGCGCGTTCCCTATCGTCGCCTCTTCCGGCTCTGGCAGGGCTACCCTTGGTCGGATCGAATGCGCATGGCCCTCTGGGTCCCATGGATCCGGGTGTGGGGGGACCTGGCCAAGATGTGTGGCTATCCGGTGGGGGTGTGGTGGCGCTGGCGTCATCTCCGGGGCCTTCGCCGGCCTCGCGGGTTCACCGGGCTTCGACCCCGAGAAGCGGATTCCGCTTCCGCCCCATAA
- a CDS encoding sortase, whose product MPGIRIQMNQNHINLFPLPPAFRSYSGFLFWLGLLGAILGIWSVPQKTPFPAPPEAALLSQGDEGSFFQRMEQPERAPALEPETVPDPLTPVPTPVRGWIPQRIVIPAIHLDAPVVPVGFQELRVGNQRVRAWETPNFFAAGWHRTSVPLGMPGNTVLNGHHNIYGEVFRDLVRLKPGDRLFVYSEGRVFVYEVQEKHILPERGRPLLERLANARWIQPTKDERLTLITCWPYTSNTHRLIVIARPLPLRDNRWKNME is encoded by the coding sequence ATGCCTGGGATTCGCATTCAGATGAATCAGAATCATATAAACCTGTTCCCATTGCCTCCAGCGTTCCGAAGCTATAGCGGGTTCCTGTTCTGGCTCGGGCTTCTCGGGGCCATTCTGGGGATCTGGAGCGTCCCCCAGAAAACGCCCTTCCCGGCCCCGCCGGAAGCGGCCTTGCTTTCCCAAGGAGATGAAGGGAGCTTCTTCCAGCGGATGGAGCAACCGGAGCGCGCGCCCGCCCTGGAGCCTGAAACCGTCCCGGACCCTCTCACACCTGTCCCCACTCCCGTCCGGGGATGGATCCCCCAGCGCATTGTCATTCCAGCGATCCACCTGGATGCTCCTGTGGTTCCGGTTGGCTTCCAGGAACTCCGCGTAGGAAATCAGAGGGTTCGGGCCTGGGAAACTCCGAACTTCTTCGCGGCCGGATGGCACAGGACTTCCGTCCCCCTGGGGATGCCCGGAAACACGGTGCTGAACGGCCATCACAATATTTATGGGGAAGTGTTCCGGGATCTGGTTCGCCTGAAGCCCGGAGATCGGCTCTTTGTGTATTCGGAGGGTCGGGTTTTCGTTTATGAGGTGCAGGAAAAACACATCCTTCCAGAGCGCGGCCGTCCGCTTTTAGAGCGCCTGGCCAATGCCCGCTGGATCCAGCCCACGAAGGATGAGCGATTGACGCTGATCACCTGCTGGCCTTACACCAGCAACACCCACCGGCTCATTGTGATCGCCCGGCCGCTCCCCCTCCGGGACAACCGGTGGAAAAATATGGAATAG
- a CDS encoding heavy metal translocating P-type ATPase: protein MGEWARRFVLEERRLEFPFVGLTLAALIGGIASRWVAPGAEGAFWVAAYLFGGFYGVIDGALALRAGRLDVNLLMLLSAMGAALIGHAEEGGTLLFLFSLSNALQTMALERTRRAIRQLLNLRPPVARRIRGGEEETIPIEAIEVGDHLLVRPGERIPADGVVVAGSSTADESLLTGESMPVPKGPGDPVFEGTLNGHGALEIRVTHPTSDTMLARIIHLVEEAQAQRARTQQVIDRFEQRYAWAVLAGAALTMILSALWGEAFDRAFYRAMTLLVVASPCALVISTPAAFLSAIAAGARRGLLFKGGMALEGLARVRVVALDKTGTLTENRVTVQAVRALDGNDPDAILALAAAVEARSEHPIARAIVEEARARGLSFPEIREVNARPGLGVIGFANAHAIWVGSPRLFQQEGIPLPGEVSALLKEAQRAGRTPLLVYDGQWRGLIEVADRVRPEAAEAVEALRRLGIEVVMLTGDHPAVARAVAQAVGIRHVEAGLLPEEKLERIRSLARSIGPVAMVGDGMNDAPALAAASVGIAMGKMGSDVAIETADVVLLQEDLRRVAEAIALARAAMRTVWRNLAFASGVIVLLVALTFGLGIPLPLAVVGHEGSTLLVVLHGLRLLRWRERSSGGGKNPVGV, encoded by the coding sequence ATGGGAGAGTGGGCCCGTCGCTTTGTCCTGGAGGAACGCCGGCTGGAGTTCCCCTTTGTCGGATTGACCCTCGCCGCGTTGATCGGCGGGATCGCTTCGCGCTGGGTGGCCCCTGGCGCAGAAGGCGCTTTCTGGGTTGCCGCCTATCTGTTTGGGGGCTTCTACGGGGTGATCGATGGCGCCCTGGCGTTGCGCGCAGGGCGTCTGGATGTCAACCTGTTGATGTTGCTCTCCGCCATGGGGGCTGCCCTGATCGGCCATGCGGAGGAGGGAGGGACGCTGCTGTTCCTCTTTTCCCTTTCAAACGCCCTGCAGACCATGGCCCTGGAGCGCACCCGTCGAGCCATCCGGCAGCTGCTGAACCTCCGCCCTCCCGTCGCCCGCCGCATCCGGGGTGGGGAAGAGGAGACGATCCCCATCGAGGCGATCGAGGTGGGGGATCACTTGCTGGTTCGGCCCGGCGAACGGATCCCGGCGGATGGGGTGGTAGTGGCGGGTTCCTCCACGGCCGACGAATCCCTGCTGACCGGCGAGTCCATGCCCGTGCCGAAAGGTCCGGGGGATCCGGTTTTCGAGGGCACGCTCAACGGCCATGGGGCGCTGGAGATCCGGGTCACCCATCCGACCTCGGACACCATGCTGGCGCGGATCATCCATCTGGTGGAGGAGGCGCAGGCGCAGCGCGCCCGCACGCAACAGGTGATCGATCGCTTTGAGCAGCGCTATGCATGGGCGGTCCTGGCAGGAGCAGCGCTCACGATGATCCTTTCCGCGCTCTGGGGGGAAGCCTTCGATCGGGCCTTCTATCGGGCGATGACCCTGCTGGTGGTGGCTTCGCCGTGCGCCCTGGTCATCAGCACCCCCGCGGCTTTCCTCTCCGCGATCGCCGCCGGGGCCCGCCGGGGGCTTCTGTTTAAAGGGGGGATGGCCCTGGAGGGCTTAGCCCGGGTGCGGGTGGTCGCGCTGGATAAGACGGGGACCCTTACCGAGAACCGGGTGACGGTGCAGGCGGTGCGCGCGCTGGATGGAAACGATCCCGACGCGATCCTGGCCCTGGCGGCTGCGGTGGAGGCCCGTTCGGAGCATCCGATCGCCCGGGCGATCGTGGAGGAGGCCCGGGCGCGCGGGTTATCCTTCCCGGAGATCCGGGAGGTCAACGCCCGTCCAGGGCTGGGGGTGATCGGCTTCGCCAATGCCCATGCCATCTGGGTGGGCTCTCCTCGTCTGTTCCAGCAGGAGGGTATTCCGCTCCCCGGCGAGGTCTCTGCCCTGCTCAAAGAGGCACAACGGGCCGGTCGGACCCCCCTGCTGGTCTATGATGGGCAATGGCGGGGCCTGATTGAGGTGGCGGATCGGGTGCGGCCGGAGGCGGCGGAGGCGGTGGAGGCGTTGCGCCGCCTGGGGATCGAAGTGGTGATGCTGACGGGGGATCATCCGGCGGTCGCCCGTGCTGTCGCTCAGGCTGTGGGGATCCGGCACGTGGAGGCCGGGCTGCTTCCGGAGGAGAAACTGGAGCGGATCCGCTCGCTGGCGCGATCGATCGGGCCTGTGGCGATGGTGGGGGATGGGATGAACGATGCGCCGGCCCTGGCCGCGGCCTCGGTGGGGATCGCCATGGGGAAGATGGGAAGCGATGTGGCCATTGAGACGGCGGATGTGGTGCTGCTTCAGGAGGATCTCCGTCGGGTTGCCGAGGCCATCGCCCTGGCCCGCGCGGCGATGCGCACCGTGTGGCGGAACCTGGCCTTCGCCAGCGGCGTGATCGTCCTGCTGGTGGCCCTCACCTTCGGGCTGGGGATCCCCCTGCCGCTGGCGGTGGTCGGGCATGAGGGGAGCACGCTGCTGGTGGTGCTCCATGGCCTGCGCCTTCTGCGGTGGAGGGAGCGATCCTCCGGTGGGGGAAAGAACCCAGTGGGAGTTTGA
- a CDS encoding Fur family transcriptional regulator, with protein sequence MRRSERLRAMLEGLRASGLRLTPQRVAICEVLATSRNHPTAYDVYRRLRRRFPTMSLATVYKTLDALVRLGLVSALGDAGDGMVHYDGDTTPHINLVCLSCHRVQDLEGVDVRAMHQRVAARSGYALHGARLVYYGLCPDCQRKTKTSIAGGA encoded by the coding sequence ATGCGACGTTCGGAGCGATTGAGGGCGATGCTGGAGGGCCTGCGGGCCTCGGGGTTGCGGCTGACGCCTCAGCGGGTGGCCATCTGCGAGGTCCTGGCGACGAGCCGGAACCATCCCACGGCCTATGATGTCTACCGGCGTCTTCGCCGCCGGTTCCCCACGATGAGCCTGGCCACGGTTTACAAGACCCTGGATGCGCTGGTGCGGCTGGGCCTGGTGAGCGCGCTGGGGGATGCCGGGGATGGGATGGTGCATTACGATGGAGACACCACGCCGCACATCAACCTGGTCTGTCTGTCATGCCACCGGGTGCAGGACCTGGAAGGCGTGGACGTCCGGGCGATGCATCAGCGGGTGGCCGCCCGATCGGGCTACGCGCTGCATGGAGCCCGCCTGGTCTATTACGGTCTCTGCCCGGATTGCCAGCGGAAAACGAAAACCTCCATCGCAGGGGGGGCCTGA
- a CDS encoding NUDIX domain-containing protein: protein MDVEIRVEIVALADEAVWLVQSPQGNWTLPSGPLMEGEDPVDGVRRWMVQMAGVEPEESVILEAASRREDGRWQLILRYACRLLQEPRPPSELPGSGLFHIEHLPPLDPGQRAAIYRALQVL from the coding sequence ATGGATGTGGAGATCCGGGTAGAGATCGTCGCGCTGGCGGATGAGGCGGTCTGGCTGGTGCAATCGCCCCAGGGGAACTGGACGTTGCCGAGCGGTCCTCTGATGGAAGGCGAGGATCCGGTGGATGGCGTCCGGCGATGGATGGTCCAGATGGCCGGGGTGGAGCCTGAGGAGTCCGTGATCCTGGAGGCGGCCTCCCGCCGGGAGGACGGACGCTGGCAGCTGATCCTCCGTTACGCCTGCCGCCTGCTTCAGGAGCCGCGCCCGCCCTCTGAGCTCCCCGGCTCCGGCCTCTTTCACATCGAGCATCTTCCTCCTCTGGATCCCGGACAGCGGGCGGCGATCTATCGGGCGCTGCAGGTATTGTGA
- a CDS encoding pitrilysin family protein yields the protein MARKSGPSSMLQRVRAWAVPNPRTIAREVLPNGIIALAYENFSSPSVVLSGLLWAGAVDEPPERTGLAAFTAEMLTRGTAHRTFHEIYEAIESVGASLDIGAGYHTTGFSLKALAEDLPAMLEILADVLRNPVFPEEEVEKVRGEILTDLQEREHDTRRMAGLRFRETLFQGHPYGRSVDGYRETVQAITREDLVAFHRKFYSPERMIIAIVGAIRAEEGIEAVRRAFGDWIARRPEPDPLPPVSRPDRWIHVHTPIPGKTQTDLVMGTVGLARKDPDYYAAALANCVLGVFGMMGRLGDHVRDRDGLAYYVYSRLDAGLAPGPWSVIAGVAPEHLPRAVEGIRTEIRRLLERRIPAKELEDNKSFLIGSLPLRLETNEGIAGVLVDIELFELGLDYLERYPEIIASLTAAEVQAVARKYLDPERMVLSTAGPEPKLPGPS from the coding sequence ATGGCGCGCAAAAGCGGTCCATCCTCGATGCTTCAACGGGTCCGGGCCTGGGCCGTGCCTAACCCGCGCACGATCGCGCGGGAGGTGTTGCCGAACGGCATCATTGCCCTCGCCTATGAGAACTTCAGCAGCCCATCCGTCGTCCTCTCCGGCCTCCTGTGGGCGGGGGCGGTGGATGAGCCGCCGGAGCGAACGGGGCTGGCGGCCTTCACAGCCGAAATGCTGACCCGGGGGACGGCCCATCGAACGTTCCATGAGATCTATGAGGCGATCGAGTCGGTCGGTGCCAGCCTGGATATCGGGGCGGGCTATCATACCACCGGCTTCAGCCTGAAGGCCCTGGCCGAGGACCTGCCCGCCATGCTGGAGATCCTGGCGGATGTCCTGCGCAACCCCGTGTTCCCCGAGGAAGAGGTGGAGAAAGTGCGGGGGGAGATCCTCACGGATCTTCAGGAGCGGGAGCATGACACCCGGCGGATGGCCGGGCTCCGGTTCCGGGAGACGCTCTTTCAGGGCCATCCCTATGGGCGAAGCGTGGATGGCTACCGGGAGACCGTGCAGGCCATCACCCGGGAGGATCTGGTCGCTTTCCATCGGAAGTTTTACAGCCCCGAGCGGATGATCATCGCCATCGTGGGCGCGATCCGCGCGGAGGAGGGGATCGAGGCCGTGCGTCGAGCTTTCGGGGATTGGATCGCCCGCCGCCCGGAGCCGGATCCCCTGCCTCCGGTCTCGCGTCCGGACCGCTGGATCCACGTGCACACGCCGATCCCGGGCAAAACCCAGACCGATCTTGTGATGGGCACGGTTGGGCTGGCCCGGAAGGATCCAGACTACTACGCGGCCGCGCTGGCGAACTGCGTCCTGGGGGTGTTCGGGATGATGGGCCGGCTGGGGGATCACGTCCGGGACCGGGACGGGCTGGCTTATTATGTGTATAGTCGTCTCGATGCTGGTCTGGCCCCCGGCCCGTGGAGCGTCATCGCCGGAGTGGCCCCGGAACATCTCCCCCGGGCGGTGGAGGGCATCCGCACCGAGATCCGTCGCCTCCTGGAGCGGCGGATCCCGGCGAAGGAGCTGGAGGACAATAAATCGTTCTTGATCGGCTCCCTTCCACTCCGGCTCGAAACCAATGAGGGGATCGCCGGGGTCCTCGTCGATATCGAGTTATTTGAGCTGGGCCTGGATTATCTGGAGCGCTATCCGGAGATCATCGCCAGCCTCACGGCTGCGGAGGTCCAGGCGGTGGCCCGCAAATATCTGGATCCAGAGCGCATGGTGCTCTCCACAGCGGGCCCCGAGCCGAAGCTCCCCGGGCCTTCTTGA
- a CDS encoding FdhF/YdeP family oxidoreductase: MGGVRQAVRWPARRWMPHLWASWKPFGIGEQRPNNYLEILRALWENRDQLGYAWRILRDGVCDGCALGTSGMRDWTITGIHLCNIRLRLLRLNTMPPLDIRMLSDVRPLARRSSRELRSLGRLPYPMIRRRGEPGFRRISWEEALDFIAGFIRQTSPERLGFYLTSRGLPNEAYYVAQKAVRAMGTNSIDNAARVCHAPSTLALKAALGVAATTCSYTDLIGTDLIVFFGSNVANNQPVMMKYLYYARKAGTRVVLVNPYREPAMERYWVPSDLESALFGTRITDRFFQIRVGGDIAFINGAIKHMIQQGWVDEAFIQAHTTGFEELRAVLEATPWEELEEGAGLPREEMEAFARMVAEAQRAVFVWSMGITQHPYGEDNVHAIINLALTRGFVGREGCGLMPIRGHSGVQGGAEMGAYATVFPGGLPINEENARRLSELYGFEVPPKRGLTAPEMIEAAHRGELDLLFSVGGNFHEVLPGPDFVREALERVPLRVHMDIVLSPPMFFEPGEAVILLPATTRYEGPGGVTETTTERRVIFSPEIPGPRIGEARPEWWVFGEIAARVRPDLADRVRFPNTQAIREEIARVIPFYDGIQHLRKKGDQFQYGGPLLCAGGRFPTPDGKAHFKAVRPPRVEIPEGAFRVATRRGKQFNSMVHEDIDPLNGLPRDAVLMHPADIERLGLRPGDPVRLWNAWGEFRGRVFPGDVKPGTLQVHWPEGNALIPPNIRSPLAGIPAYKAIIAHVEKVGELLGAPRS, translated from the coding sequence ATGGGAGGGGTTCGGCAAGCGGTCCGATGGCCGGCCCGTCGGTGGATGCCGCACCTGTGGGCCAGCTGGAAGCCTTTCGGGATCGGCGAGCAGCGCCCGAATAATTACCTGGAGATCCTGCGGGCGCTCTGGGAGAACCGGGATCAGCTGGGCTACGCCTGGCGCATCCTGAGGGATGGGGTCTGCGACGGATGTGCTCTGGGCACCAGCGGGATGCGCGACTGGACGATCACCGGGATTCACCTCTGCAATATCCGCTTACGCCTGCTCCGCCTCAACACAATGCCTCCCCTGGATATCCGAATGCTCTCCGATGTCCGTCCCCTGGCCCGGCGATCCTCGCGGGAACTTCGATCCCTGGGCCGTCTCCCCTACCCCATGATCCGCCGCCGCGGCGAACCCGGATTCCGCCGGATCTCCTGGGAGGAAGCCCTGGATTTCATCGCCGGGTTCATCCGTCAGACGTCGCCGGAGCGCTTAGGCTTTTACCTCACCAGCCGGGGCCTTCCCAACGAGGCCTATTATGTGGCCCAGAAGGCGGTCCGGGCGATGGGGACCAACTCCATCGATAACGCGGCGCGGGTCTGCCATGCGCCCAGCACCCTGGCCCTCAAGGCGGCCCTCGGCGTGGCCGCCACGACGTGCTCCTATACCGACCTGATCGGGACGGACCTGATCGTCTTCTTCGGCTCCAATGTGGCCAACAACCAGCCGGTGATGATGAAGTATCTCTACTATGCCCGTAAGGCCGGGACACGGGTGGTCCTGGTGAACCCCTATCGCGAGCCGGCGATGGAACGCTACTGGGTTCCCTCCGATCTGGAAAGCGCCCTTTTCGGGACCCGGATCACCGACCGCTTCTTTCAGATCCGGGTGGGGGGCGACATCGCGTTCATCAATGGGGCCATCAAACACATGATCCAGCAGGGATGGGTGGACGAGGCCTTCATCCAGGCGCATACGACAGGCTTTGAGGAGCTGCGGGCTGTGCTGGAAGCGACGCCGTGGGAGGAGCTGGAGGAAGGCGCAGGCCTTCCCCGGGAGGAGATGGAGGCCTTCGCCCGGATGGTGGCCGAAGCGCAGCGGGCCGTCTTCGTGTGGAGCATGGGGATCACCCAGCATCCTTATGGCGAGGACAACGTGCACGCCATCATCAATCTGGCTCTGACCCGGGGCTTCGTCGGACGGGAGGGATGTGGCCTGATGCCCATTCGGGGCCACTCCGGAGTTCAGGGCGGGGCGGAGATGGGAGCCTATGCCACTGTATTCCCGGGCGGCCTCCCGATCAACGAAGAGAACGCCCGCCGCCTTTCCGAGCTCTACGGCTTCGAGGTCCCCCCGAAGCGAGGCCTCACCGCCCCGGAGATGATCGAAGCTGCCCATCGGGGGGAACTGGATCTCCTCTTCAGCGTGGGCGGCAACTTCCATGAAGTGCTGCCGGGGCCGGACTTCGTTCGCGAAGCCCTGGAACGGGTTCCCCTCCGGGTTCATATGGATATTGTGCTCTCGCCGCCTATGTTCTTCGAGCCCGGCGAGGCCGTGATCCTGCTTCCGGCCACTACCCGTTATGAAGGGCCCGGTGGGGTGACCGAAACCACCACGGAGCGCCGGGTGATCTTCAGCCCGGAGATCCCCGGGCCGCGGATCGGAGAGGCCCGGCCCGAATGGTGGGTCTTCGGCGAGATCGCCGCCCGCGTCCGTCCGGACCTCGCGGATCGTGTCCGCTTCCCGAACACCCAGGCGATCCGGGAGGAGATCGCCCGGGTGATCCCCTTCTACGATGGGATCCAGCATCTGCGGAAGAAGGGGGATCAGTTCCAGTATGGCGGGCCTTTGCTCTGCGCGGGCGGACGGTTCCCCACCCCGGATGGGAAGGCCCACTTTAAGGCCGTGCGGCCGCCGCGGGTGGAGATCCCCGAGGGGGCGTTCCGGGTCGCCACCCGGCGGGGAAAGCAGTTCAACAGCATGGTCCACGAGGACATCGATCCCCTCAACGGCCTTCCACGGGATGCCGTGCTGATGCATCCTGCGGACATCGAGCGGCTCGGGCTCCGGCCGGGAGATCCGGTCCGGCTCTGGAACGCCTGGGGCGAATTCCGGGGGCGGGTGTTCCCGGGGGATGTGAAGCCGGGCACCCTGCAGGTGCACTGGCCGGAAGGAAACGCCCTGATCCCACCCAACATTCGATCCCCGCTGGCCGGGATCCCGGCGTATAAGGCGATCATCGCGCATGTGGAAAAGGTGGGGGAGCTCCTGGGCGCCCCTCGCTCGTAG
- the fdhD gene encoding formate dehydrogenase accessory sulfurtransferase FdhD, producing the protein MIRDGALKGWPVTGWRQDRSEIGEDVVIVEEPLEIQVALRGEASMEIFPIAVTMRTPGHDEDLALGFLYTEALIPEPGVIAQGLSLERPSPNEIRVILPEAMRIDRERLTRHFYMTSSCGVCGKAAIEAIFVQGYPPLPEAEPVIPIGLLCDLPRRLREAQALFRRTGGLHAAAIFDAEGRLLWLREDVGRHNAVDKAIGAALREGRLPLSRSLMLVSGRAGFEIAQKALRAGIPILAALGAPSSLTLELAQATGMTVVGFLQGDRANVYTAPWRVRMSSLASSDRP; encoded by the coding sequence ATGATCCGGGATGGCGCGCTGAAAGGATGGCCGGTAACCGGCTGGCGGCAGGACCGTTCCGAGATCGGTGAGGATGTGGTGATCGTGGAGGAGCCCCTGGAGATCCAGGTGGCGCTTCGAGGCGAGGCCTCGATGGAGATCTTCCCGATCGCCGTTACGATGCGGACCCCCGGGCATGATGAGGACCTGGCCCTGGGGTTCCTCTACACGGAAGCCCTGATCCCCGAGCCCGGCGTCATCGCCCAGGGCCTGTCGCTGGAACGCCCCTCCCCGAACGAAATCCGGGTGATCCTTCCGGAGGCGATGCGCATCGATCGGGAACGGCTGACCCGACATTTCTACATGACCAGCAGCTGCGGGGTATGCGGGAAAGCGGCCATTGAAGCGATCTTCGTTCAGGGGTATCCGCCGCTGCCGGAAGCGGAGCCCGTGATCCCCATCGGGCTCCTCTGCGACCTCCCCCGGCGGCTCCGGGAGGCCCAGGCCCTCTTCCGCCGAACCGGGGGGCTGCATGCGGCGGCGATCTTCGATGCGGAGGGCCGATTGCTCTGGCTGCGGGAAGATGTCGGCCGCCACAACGCCGTGGATAAAGCCATCGGCGCCGCGCTTCGGGAGGGGCGTCTGCCCCTGAGCCGGTCGCTGATGCTGGTGAGCGGCCGGGCGGGCTTCGAGATCGCCCAGAAAGCCCTGCGGGCGGGCATCCCGATCCTGGCCGCCCTGGGGGCGCCCTCCAGCCTCACCCTCGAGCTCGCCCAGGCCACCGGGATGACTGTGGTGGGATTCTTGCAGGGGGACCGGGCCAATGTCTATACGGCCCCATGGCGGGTGAGGATGAGCTCTCTCGCTTCCAGCGACCGCCCATGA
- a CDS encoding WecB/TagA/CpsF family glycosyltransferase, translating to MIQAPIRRILGVRIHDVTFGEALDIVDAFLAGGGAHQICTVNPEFVMHALRNPAFFQVLEQADLNVPDGIGLLWAGRILKQPLRERVPGVELMEALAARAAERGWRIFLLGAADGVADRAALRLRARYPSLIVAGTFAGSPRPEDAPEILERLREARPDLLFVAYGAPQQDLWIARYQPELRIPVAMGVGGAFDFIAGIVPRAPRWMREHGLEWLYRLIRQPWRWRRMLALPHFVLAVLAARYGRGGTGAGAG from the coding sequence ATGATCCAGGCGCCCATCCGACGCATCCTGGGAGTTCGCATCCACGACGTCACATTCGGGGAAGCGCTCGACATCGTGGACGCTTTCCTCGCAGGAGGAGGCGCGCATCAGATCTGCACTGTGAACCCGGAGTTCGTGATGCACGCGCTCCGGAACCCGGCGTTCTTCCAGGTGCTGGAACAGGCTGACCTGAACGTCCCGGATGGCATCGGGTTGTTGTGGGCGGGGCGGATCCTGAAGCAGCCGCTGCGGGAACGGGTGCCCGGGGTGGAGCTCATGGAGGCGCTGGCAGCCCGGGCGGCGGAACGGGGCTGGCGGATCTTCCTGCTGGGGGCCGCCGATGGCGTGGCCGATCGCGCGGCGCTAAGGCTCCGCGCCCGATACCCGTCCCTGATCGTCGCCGGAACCTTCGCCGGGTCTCCCCGGCCGGAGGATGCCCCGGAGATCCTGGAACGCCTTCGAGAGGCCCGACCGGATCTTCTGTTCGTGGCGTATGGGGCGCCCCAGCAGGATCTCTGGATCGCCCGTTACCAGCCGGAGCTGCGGATCCCGGTGGCGATGGGGGTGGGAGGGGCCTTCGATTTCATCGCCGGCATCGTTCCCCGCGCCCCCCGCTGGATGCGAGAGCACGGCCTCGAGTGGCTTTACCGGCTGATCCGCCAGCCGTGGCGCTGGCGCCGGATGCTCGCCCTCCCCCACTTCGTCCTCGCCGTCCTGGCCGCCCGCTATGGCAGGGGAGGGACAGGGGCCGGCGCGGGATAG